Genomic window (Equus asinus isolate D_3611 breed Donkey chromosome 8, EquAss-T2T_v2, whole genome shotgun sequence):
TCTGATTCCCCAGACGTGGTTCTCCCCTCTCCAATCTTTTAAACTCCAGTCTTCCAGATTCTACCATCACCCCCAAAATCTTAGCTCCCCATTCCTTCCTAGTCTTTAtgaccctccccacctcccatccccacACCGGTGGAAACACATCCGGCCCTCTGGCCCCACCTATGATTCTTTCCTCCAAGGTAGTAAAGTTGGGAGGGATAATTATGGGGTAGGAATGTTGAGGCTTGGGGAAATCAAAGGGATCTGAAGCTGGGTGGGGTCCTCCCTTACATAGCtgggctttgtgtgtgtgtgtgtgtgggtgggagggagTATTGTTGATTCCATACTCAAACATCACACTTAAACACCACACTCAAACAGATCTGGGCCAGATCTGGAGGGTGAGCCTGAGAGACTTAGAGGCACGAAGGGGGAAAAGACAGCAAAAACAAAGACAGGGAAATGAGTTGAGAGAGCAGAGAACAGCTTGAAACCAGCAGAGGGAGGGTGAGGAGTAGGAGGGAAGGTGACAGACACAACTCAGGAGCGGCAGACGCAGCAAGGAGTAACAGAGACAAACACTGAGAGAACAGAGAAGACTCTCAAGGCAAGAGCCGACTCAAGTAGGGGGCAGGGAGGATGTGAGAGATGTGGGGCACAGAAGCAGAGGGCCAGGGCCCTGCAGTATCAAGCTGGTGAATTTGGTCGCAGTTCCGCCCCCGAGATTCACTCCCCAGGTGTGTTTGTTTACTGGTCCCTCCCTGTCTTGCTCTGCTGCTCCAACTCTCAGGATCTAGGGGTGCAGATCACATTCTCCCAGATTCCAGAATCCTGGGCTCAGCCATGGGCTCTTCCAGCACCTTCCTCTGCATCCTGTTTCTCTGTGGGGCACTGGGTAAGGGTGGGCTGGGGAattgtgggggcagggggctgggggaggcactGGGGCAGGGGGTGTGTGGAGGAGCCTGGAGGCTGGTGGGGAGATGCCAAGAAGAGAGTTGTGGGAGCTTTAGAAAGAAGAGCTACTGGGAATGGCCTTGGGCCAGCCTGATAAGGTGGAACAGGAAAAGTTTCCTTTCAAGGGCATTTGAGAATAACTGTCTCTTCTTGTAGCATCTTTGACAAGCCTCTGTCTCCCCCATCCCTTATCTCACTTCTTGCTTCTTTGCTGCGCCCCTCGGTCAATGTCAAttcctattttctcatctgtcccTGGCACCATCTGCTTAACTTCTtcactgtccccacccccacccccggcttTTTGTGTCATTCTCTATGTTCATCTCTGATTCTCTTGGCTTCTGTTCACGTCTGTGCATCTCAAATCCCTGTATCTCTCTTGcctctgtgtctttctcttttcctgaatcGTCTCCCCTCTGACCTCTCTGTATctcttttttctacttctgtgtgTCCTTCTCCATCCGGTTTACCgcttccctctccccactctccccacttTGTGTGTCACCTCACTCTGTGAATCCCTGTCCGGGATCTGGGCTTGGCCTCTCACCTGACCTGTGtgcccttcctctctgctccatctCCACCAATCCCACAGATCTCACCACTTCCCCTGCCCAGGGGCGGCTCCACTGTTATACCTGCAGCTTTGCCAAACCCTGCTACGCTGTTCCCACTGAGTGTCAGGATGATGAAGCCTGTGGCATCAGTACTGGCACCTCAGGTTGGATTCTGGTCCAATGGCCCTTCTCCAGGTCCTTCCCCACCTCCATCTATCTTGCATTTCCTGCTCCCATGGCCCCTGCCTTAGCATTCCCCCTTtgtcccacagagcagagtgAGATCATCGAGCGGAAAGGCTGCCTCCCAAGAATCCAGTGCCCTCTGCCAGGCCATGCCACCTACTGGTCACGCTCCTACACTCTGCAGCACCATTGCTGTGAGCAGGACCTGTGCAATGCAGCCACCACACTGCAGTGGCTCCCGACCCCACTTCTCAACACTCTGCTCCTCCTCGTGGCAAGCTTCACCTGGGGAGACCACCTCCTCCCCTAGTCTCTCGAAATATGCAGCCCTCAACCCAGGACTTCACCATCACCATGGCCCTGGACACAACTCCACAGACGCTTTTGAGATATGCCCAAGAACCGGATTTTGTACAGTGACCTCAGATCCATGGCCCAACACCTTCACAGACCCCTCCCAAGACCTGATTCCTATGGGTACCACTCCATTCCCTACAAGCACCTCCCCCAGAGCCCAGCCTCATTAAGAACACCTGTTTGATGTCTTGTGTCTTTTTCTAGATGCCTGTTGCTGATGCCCTCTCTCAGCCCCAGGTCTCTGGCAAGGCAGGCGTTTGATGGAGCTGTGGGTCCCAGGCAAGGGGACTGAAGGGGCACCAGGTATAGTGAGGAGGAGAGTCTTTCTAGAAAAGATTAATTTGGTAGGTCAGGAACTCAGGAAGAAGGGCTTGGGGAACTGTGAAgagtaaatttaataaaagtgcTACCTGGGAGTCTGGTAACACTGCTGGgggtgtgtgcgcgtgtgtgtatgtgcatgctgTCTAAAAGCAAACTAGAGCTGCTTGGGTTGGGCTGGGGTGCTGGAACCTGAACCATAACGTTCGCCTCATTCTCCATTTGTGTCATTTGCGTCCTCCTTCTTGCCAATAGCTTAGCTGAAGCCACTACAGTGTGAAGCCTTTAGGTGAGACTTCCGAGAAAGCCTTTCTCCAGTGAGGCCCAACCTTGAGCAAAGGACGCCTGGTGGAGTTGCTTGTGAGGGCGTGGCTGGAGTCCAGCTCATTTCTGCCTGAGACTGGGGAATGGACAAGCTAGGAGCATCAATGCTCCCTCCCGCTTCACCAGCCCAGACTCGTCCAGGGTTCACAGACACGCAGGGCCTGCTTGAGCACCCCACTGGGAAACCTGCCCACCTGCCGCTGTGGACACTCCCTCCACACAGGGAGATAGTGCGTGACTCCTGGGGCTCCTGGGATGTCAGGGTGACAAAAAACTGCTCACTGCTCTGGATGCATGATGAGGATAAAGAGGGTGCCCCGTGGTGGGGGCTGAGCACTGATATCCCCATTCTGACTCAGTTCCCTCTCCTTCCATCTGAGGATGTCTGGGGTCTGATTAAAGGTGCTTGTTCTTTCTCAACTTCTCTTCTTTGTAAGGATGAGATGGGGTGGGGAGATCTGGCTTAATTTAGAGGCAACTGAAGTCTTCTTTGCATTCTCTCTGTCCCTAAGTCTTCCCACTTTGTGcttctacttttctctctctctctgtccacttCTTCCTTACTCTGACTTGagtctctttccttctgtttttttcagtttccCCCATTTGTCCTGCAGTTCCCCCATTTCTCCACCATTGCTCAAGCCTCTggatccttctgtctcttctctgcccatcctcatcttcctcatcccctgccagctacaccaggcTCCCCTTAATCCCAAGGTACTATGGGCTCAGGGCCATCCCCCACTGGCAGCTACAAGACAGGAGACCACACCTTTTCATAGGTGACATCACGGAATAatgcttctcctttccttccactcCCCTcaacccccaacacacacacacacacacacgcagagctTGGCGGCTGGAGACCAGCTGGACTATGAAGTAGTActctcagcccctccccccaaccaAGGTTTTTCAGGGAATCCTTCAGGTGCCAGATGGCCAGAGAGACAGCAGGTCATGCTTCCCAGCAGATGTCACCGAGATCATCTGGTCTTGGGGGCAGGTAGTCTGTGGGTTTTGCGAAGCAGAAAGACAGATTAAGGATATTTCCCTTCTCCACCTCCTTCGGAACCAGGAGCCCATTTCACCCCAACCCCATACCCCTTGGGATTTATGCCTCTGCCCCCTAGTTGTTCCTCACCTGAGATGGGCCAAATGAATGTTCTCATAGACCTGGATTTCGGGTTTGAACTGAGGAATTGAGGCATCTGGGAAGAAGGAGCCATATGGGGTGCAGCAGAGAAGTCATCATATAGCTCAGAGCTATATTCCTTaccaccctcctcccccagagAAGACAGAGTCTAGAGGCAAGATGTGAGCTTCAACCCTCTGCCTTGCTCCACGTGCTCTTTTTCCCTCTGGGAGGGAGGGACTCACCTCTGCACTGAGCCCTCTGGACCCTCTGCCTCCAGAGCATGATGCTGAGGACCAGGATGGCAAACCCCTGGCCCGCTGTGAGCACCAGCATCAGGATCCAGGACAAATCCCAGCCCCTGGAAGGGGCACAGAGGGCAGGGGAGGCATCCATGGAGGCTGCAGTAAGGGAAAGACAAGAGAGATAAGGAGGGATGCAGTAAGGAGGTCTGTCCTTGTGCCCCAAAGAGAGGCTTCCCCCCATACTCTGGTGGGCTCTTCCAAAAGAAGACTTCATAAGCTTCCTCGCCCCCGATATCCACCACCCCACTTTGCCCCTTTCCAGGCCTCTCACCCTGCCGCCGTAAACCAACATCACTAGACAATGGCAATACCCCCCTACCCACACATGGACAGCTAACTCCAGAGCAGACCACCAGCCATAACTGTGATTTCTCCTCATACCCTTCATTGTAATCTGccctttcaagaaaaaaaataaagtgccttccatttattcattctttcattcattcactccataAGCATTCACTGAGTGTCCACCACAGGTCAGGAACCATATTAGGTGCTACAGATATAGAAATAAGACCCAGTCACTGCCCACTAACTGGGCTTTGCTTACCAAAATAATGGCcatttgctcctccctcctgccttatAAATGAGTTATTCTACATCCAGTAGCATTCTTTCTCGAATAATGGACTTTTTATTGTAAAACAATtacatatttttctccttctgccttcACTATCAATGGCCCATTATAACATCAGTGCATATATGCTTTCTTCAAAAGACAACTCCCTCAGCAAtaattcctattttcttcctctctgctaTGGGATATTCCACAAAAATCCTAGGTTATCCTATTTCTAAACAATGGTTTATTCCACCAGAATCCTTCTCCCTCTTAGCTGATGGTTTATTCCACCAGACAGCTGGTTTACCCAACCTCCTTCTCTGTTATGGATTCAGTCAATGAGAAAAAAGCCCTCCTCTTATAGGAGGTTGTCTGCTCCACTAGAAATCACCCCTCTTGACCTGGCCAATAACAGATTCTCCTCCTATCTCACCTCCTCCCCTAGGAAGCAGGTGCAGGATGTGCCAGAGGCAACATCCTTTCCCATGTCCTCCCTCAGTTTACCTGCCAGGCTAAAGTTGACCCCTCTGTTCTGAGACACGAGGCAGCGGATGGTTCTTGGTCTACGGCGCTTGGGCTCAGGAAGCCCCTCCCCAGGACAGACCAAGAGCAGGGCAGCCCCATCACCCCAGAAGGACTGTACATGGCCCCTCACAGGACCCTTCCCCTCCAGCCAGGTCACAGAGTCCAGGCGTCCGGCGGGGACCACAGAGCACAGGAGGACAGAGCAGAGGGATCCATCTGCAGCCCTTGCAGATAACTGGGATCCTGTGGGGAAAGAGGGACCCCTCAGTTCTTTGCCTGGGCTTCCTGGCCCCCAGTGGCCCCTGGTCTGCATGTCCCCACTCACCTCTGAGCACCGAGACATCATACACCCTCCAGTTCTGGTACCTGTGGTGCTGACCTAGCACAGCACACCAGTACCGCCCGGCATCTCCCTCCTTGGACCCTTCCAGCCACAAAGAGTAGTTCCCCATGAGTTTGAGCCGGGATTCCTTTCCAGGCTTTCCAGGGCCTGGGTCTGGCTTGGCCACTTGGACTTGGGCCACGAGGGCAGTGGAGGTGCCTGCTGCAGGGCTGCGGAACCAGGACAGGAGCTCATCCCCATGCAGGGTGGGTGGTGAAGGACATGGCAGCTCCACTGACTCCCCCAAGGTTACATAGATGGCCTGGATGCTGTCTGTGGGGAGAGGGTCGTGTAAAGCCAGAGACCTCCATCAGATTAACAACCTTCTACTCATCTTCCAACCCCTGGCTTCCTCCCCTTCTGAGGTCCTTCAGCACTGGTCTGGCTGAGCACATTTCTCAAGTGACAGCTACAAAAAAGTGAAGTGGAGAAAAGAGGGTAGGggctttcctcccctctccctaaGTGACTGAGGAAATCTGAGGGCAAGAGAAAAAACGCTGGAATAGTCAGCAAATGCCTGTATCTCTTCCTCTCGTTTCTCCTTTTCTGGAAGCATTTACTCAtctcttcttattttctaaaGGAAACTGTACATGACCTGGACCTTCATTGTCTCTGGGTCTTCCCCAGTATTAGAGGCAGGAGGAGGTCAGTGGGGCAAATCTATCTTCTTGAGTCAGATGCCTTCTCCAGGCCCCTTAGGAGAAACAGCAGCAGTTCCTCCCTACCTTATGAATAGCTGAAGAATCCCCTACCTCCTGCTCCTTACCTGCAGTAGCCTGGGAGGTCCCACATAGGAACAGAAGGAGAAGGAATAAGACTGCCATGGGGAGAGCCTGCCAAGTTCTCTTGCCCGAGACCTGGTGTCCCCAGGGAGGAAACAGAACCCAGATAAAGGACCACACTCCCTGGTCTGGAGTGACATGGGCCTCTGGAGGGGATGGGAATGCCGGGGAGATAAAGCCCAGCTGCATGTCTACTGGGAAAAAAGTGACCACAACCTTTCTGTCCTGAGAGGGAAAAGACCTAATCCAGGCCCCTCCGAAGATGACCTCCTCACCCTTCTGACTCCACATCAGCTGAGGGACTCAGACCAAAGACTTTCTATGCTGTGAAGCATGCGCAGAAGGGATCACGACTGTCCACTTCCTGTCAGTCTAGAAGTACATTCTGTGTTCTTTCCTCCACCCCTAAGAGATGCCGGCCATGAAGGAAGTAGGTGAGTCTTCGTGTTGGTCTCCACAGAACCCAGCACAAGACTGCACACCCAGTCAGTACTCCATAAATGATTTAGAATGACTTTCCCCGTGGCTGCCTGTCACACCACACACTTCTCCTGAGCCCCTGATGGTGGTATTAAGTTATCACTCAAGGAGAGGGATAACAGGGGCCTGGAGGATTCACTGATTCACCCTTTGCCCCAGGCAGGATTCTCAAGGCACATCTTCATGtagctctaatagtttttaatgtttatttttaaaggctattcatttttaaaattgtttttgatgAAATATTCCATGTACATCACAGACTATATCTAATGCACAACTGTATGATagctaaataaactgtggtatattcacacaaggGAACGCTAGACAGCAAAGACCATGCATAAACCACGACATGCAATGAGGCTGAATCTCATAAAcataataagtgaaagaagccagaaacaaagggcacttattgtatgattcctttatataaagtaaaaaaataggcaaaactaatctatgaggttagaaattaaaatagtgGTTACCCTTAGATGGGGCAAGGAGCTACCAGCAGTGATCTGGAGAGGGTCTTCTAGATGTGGGCATGATGTGTCCCTCAGCTCGGTGCTGATTCCATGGATATATTCAACTGGGATAGATTTCTGTATATGTGTTTACTGCAGTAAAAAGCTAAAGGGTTTAGATATTATGTAGGTGTaaagtacagagaaaaagaaaacaaacaggtaTATCTATTAAGAAATAGAATACATATTACCATTTCAGTCAAAGATCCTCTACGCTGTATAACACTATTCTAAATTTGCTCTTTATCTTTCACTTACTTGatcattaaattttatgtttttgaattttatataatgctGTCATGTTGCACGTAATCTtctgtggctttcttttttcccactcGACATTACGGTTTTAAGATTTGTCCACGCTTAAGAGCGATTAattcatccattttctttttaccaGTATTTCAcacatcttaacaatactgagtcttcctaCCCATGACCATGGTGTAAGCCTTCGTTTACCTCTTTCAAAACTTCtgtaattttcttcataaaatctTGCATTTTTGTTTGAGGTATTCCCAGACACCTTACCACCTTTTTTGTTGCTCTTGTCAAGCGCTCCTAATCTTCCCCCTCGTTCCcactatcttttcaaatattaaaagatagaaaaagtgATTTAATTATATGCCCGATAACTTTCTAACTCTCCGCGTTCCAAACGCCTCCAACTAATTTCTGACCACTGCTGTACCCGTAGGTCCGACTGCACGAAACCCTTCTCAAGAAGCGCTGAAAATGTCTCGACTGGCACGAGGCGGAGCCGGTACGTGCTGACGTCAAGGGCACGCAACACCTTAGAGGCCGGGGGAGGGCGGGGCCGGCAGGGGGATCTGCTGCTGGAAGAGCAGCGGCCCGAGCGGGGGTCATGGCGAAGCTGCTGAGCTGCGTCCTAGGCCCCCGGCTCTACAAAATCTACCGGGAAAGGGACTCGGAAAGGGCCCCGTCCGGCGTCCCTGAGACTCCAACTTCAGTCACTACCCCCACTTCCAGCTCCTGGGTGAGTCGAGTTCTCCCCTGGTCAGAAACATGGTACGGCCCAAACCCCTTTGCGGCCTTTGCTCCCCAGAAGGGCCTATTACTGGAAATCGGGGGAGCCTGCTTGTCAAGCCAGTTGTCCGCAAAGTCTGCGCTCTTTGTGCTTCCTGGGTTAAAGTCACGCCTAGGGACCAGCCGCTCCTTTATCGCTGTTTGCCACCGCTTTCTCCTTCCGACTACCACtccttgctttttccttttgcgaCCCCCAACGCTGTCTGTCGTGATGCCTGCCGGTCCCAGTTGACTCAAGTCCTGGAAGAGACCTGCGCGGATTAGGGAGCTGGATGATTTTGCCGTCAaactctctgtttcttcttaCTGAGTGCCTGCCCGGTTCCGTTTTATCTTCCGTCTACCCTGGCCTTGAATTTCAAAATGACTTCTTCAACATATCATGTGTCCGccgctccccaccccacccctcaacTTACCCTGGAGACCCCAGGGTCTTTGCATTCATAAAAGCTGGGGGTGGTGGTAGGCTGTGCTCCTAAATTCTCTACCTTTTTATCAGTTGTCTCAAATTATGTTTACTCTCCCCTACAAACGGCCCACCCCCAGCCACATTCTCTTTCTTCATCATCCTATTCTTATTTCtgatgcttttctttcctttttaaagttgttatggtgtctttcctttcttctctaacCCCTTTCCCTGTATGCGCACGCCCACAATCCATTTCTTGTGGGTTGTGAAAAAGGAGCAAAAGTCGTCCAATGTTGCTTTCACTTTTGTTTCCAAGCCCAGCCCCCTGTGTTTGTTTTCATGGTCTAGGGTGGGAAATCATGTTTGGAGGGCAGTGGGGAAGAGGGGCTTCTTTGAGAGCCGGGGATGTCCCAGGAGAGAGAGCTTTGAAGGCTAGAACCAGAGGACACACATCAGGGCTTCCAAAAGGGAAGGGGAAGGACTTAGCAATTGCCAGGGTGCTTAATGCGGCCATCTGTTTTGGCAGGAAACATACTATCAGCCCCGTGCCCTGGAGAAACATGCCGACAGCATCCTGGCGCTGGTATGTCTGCCCTAGCATCTGGGACTACTGCATCTTTTCAGACCCAGCTGCCCTCCTGAACTTTCTCCTTCCCAGCTCAGGGAGAGGCAGCGTCCCCGGGGGCGGGGGATGCTCTGGGCTCTGCAGCAGACCTCTCCAACACACGCACATAGACACGCTCTCGAGCTCACATACTTTGCACTCTCTTTTGGCATGTGCACCGCTTTCTCTGGGGCAGCCTGGGCCATGAGGATAAAGTATTTACTCTTGGGACCATCCGCAGGTGCTGAGTCCTGCAGTCCCCAGTGACCTGTCCTCCCTGGCAACTAACTTCTTTGGCTGCAGAGACAGCTGTTCTCTCTGGCAGGGTTCCTGTGGTGACGTTTGTGCATCTCTTGGGGACCAGGTCAGGGGCTGTCCTGAGCAGGGCCGATTGAAAAAGCTTGATTAACTTGAGCAGAAGGAGAGGCTGGCTTTCAAATGCGATGAAATTATGTCTGGAGAggataagaggaagaaaatagacCTGTACCTACTTTTCCCAGCCTCCGTTATGCTCTGACACATtgcttttcaacaaatattgagcacctattgtgtgcATGATGTTATGCACAAAATAGGTACTTGATGTCATATCCCTCAGGTTATCCACTTTGCTTAGAGCCTAGGCCCAGAAATGCAgacctctgtgtctgtgtgtattgattgcttgtctctgtctctctgctgcAGGCTTCAGTCTTCTGGTCCATCTCTTATTACTCCTCTCCCTTCGCCTTCTTCTACTTATACAGGAAAGGTCAGTGTGGTTTCAAAGGTGGTGGGACAGGAAACGGGCAGGTTGTTGGCAGATGAGCCAACTCCCTAAAGAGGAAAGGGGACCTGTGGAGGACGGCTTGGCTTCCCTCTTCCATCAGGCATCTCCTTCCTCAGAGGATGTGGCTGTTCAAAGAGAGGGTgtggggtggaggatggggctGAACTGGGAAGAGGAGCTGAAGGGCAGTGGGGAAAGCTTCTCACAtagtccctctctcctcccaggttACTTGAGTTTGTCCAAAGTGGTGCCGTTTTCTCACTATGCTGGGACATTGCTACTGCTGCTGGCAGGCGTGGCCTGCCTCCGAGGTAGGTAGAGAGGGAGCCTGGTCTGGATCTATCCAACACTgggttaatatttattaagtaccttcTGTAAATACCACTTTGTGTTGTGCTCTGAGGGGGAATAACTGAGAATGGTCAAGGCATGATCTTGTCCTTAAAGGGCTTGAgttgtaaatatgaaaaaataagtagCAGAGAAGTTTGCTATTATCTGGAAGAGATGCATATACCCTACAACAaatccatatatatatttgtaagaatcctaaactggaaacaactccaTGGCCACAAATAGTGGTAGGAAGGATAAGTACATTGTAAGGTGGAGTCCTACAAGGGAACAGGAGGCAGCAACGCAAAGGGACAAACTAGAACTACACTCACAATgcagatgaatctcacaaacgtAATGTTGAGTGAAGGAAGCTGACCACCAAATAATTTATGcggtatgtttccatttatataaagttcaaaagggATGCTTATATAAGTGGCAAAACACTAAAGTAAAATGCAGGCATGGTTGTCTTGAAAGTCAGGagagggtccagcccagtggccgagtggttaacttcgcacaccctgctttggggcccagggtttcgctggttcagatcctgggtgcagacctagcaccgctcatcaggccatgctgaggtgccatcccacatagcagagccagaaagatctacaactagaatatacaactatgtactgggggctttggggagaagaagaagaagaagaggaagaaagaaaagattgacgacagatgttagctcagggccaatctaaaaaaaaagaaagtcaggaGAATGATTACCTGAGACAGGGAGGGAACAGGATGGGGAAGATTCCTGGTGGAAAgtggctttattttctttcttgacctGGGTGATGTCACAtgaatgtttgctttatattttttaaactgaatgtatgttttatatatgtatggtatatatcataattaaaaaatgaagagacaggggctggcccggtggcgcagcagttaagtgtgcacgttctgcctcggtggcccggggttcaccagttcagatcctgggtgcggacatggcaccgctcggcaagccatgctgtggtaggtatcccacatataaagtagcggaagatgggcatggatttagctcagggccagtcttcctcagcaaaaagagaaggattggcagcagatgttagctcagggctactcttcctcaaaaaaaagaaaaaaaaaaggagagacgAACCAAATCGTTGTCCCCTGGCGGGTGCACATGATGAAAATAGGGTGAGGGGGATGCTTCAAGAAGGGAGTGGTGAGCTCAGGAGCTGGTGGCTGCAGTTGGGTTCAGTCTGGGGTGAGGACCTTCTGCCTGCGGTGTTCTGCCTCCTGATCTCCATGGGGCTGGGCtctctcagagaggccttccctgaccaccctgtcTAAAAGTAGCTCCCACTACTCGGTTTTGtctcagttttttattttattttatttatttatttatttttttgaggaagactggccctgagctaacatccgtgcccatcttcctctactttatatgtgggacacctaccacagcatggcttgccaagcggtgccacgtccacacccaggatccgaactggcgaaccttgggctgccaaagcgaaacgtgcaaacttaac
Coding sequences:
- the LY6G6F gene encoding lymphocyte antigen 6 complex locus protein G6f — protein: MWSQKGEEVIFGGAWIRSFPSQDRKVVVTFFPVDMQLGFISPAFPSPPEAHVTPDQGVWSFIWVLFPPWGHQVSGKRTWQALPMAVLFLLLLFLCGTSQATADSIQAIYVTLGESVELPCPSPPTLHGDELLSWFRSPAAGTSTALVAQVQVAKPDPGPGKPGKESRLKLMGNYSLWLEGSKEGDAGRYWCAVLGQHHRYQNWRVYDVSVLRGSQLSARAADGSLCSVLLCSVVPAGRLDSVTWLEGKGPVRGHVQSFWGDGAALLLVCPGEGLPEPKRRRPRTIRCLVSQNRGVNFSLAASMDASPALCAPSRGWDLSWILMLVLTAGQGFAILVLSIMLWRQRVQRAQCRDASIPQFKPEIQVYENIHLAHLRLPAPKTR